One Haliaeetus albicilla chromosome 20, bHalAlb1.1, whole genome shotgun sequence genomic window, TGCCTTGTAGTATCTGTGCTCATAGAGAGTCTGAATCTTGTTGCTTGTGCTCAATGTTGTTTATCTTCGCATTGGTCAGTAGGGCtcagttattttctctctttaattGCAAACAGTTTCTCCTTTCAGAACGGTGAGTTTCTTAGTCTATGCTTCCATGCAAGAGGCTTTGACAGCTTTTTCTcaccttttatttaaaattctcaCCAGCTAATGTCAATGTAAAATGTTCTCTTCAgggatttcttttaaatgagcaCTTTCCGTTAGTAAAAATGGAAGTGACATGCTTGTTCAGGAAACTATTGGCTTGAATGATTTCCTGTATCGGTACCTAGATGAAACAGTGGTAAGAGAATAAGCTTATCTCAATTACCTGTGGGTTAAATGATCATACAGGCAGGGTTTGGAGCCGGATGTCCATCTTGGATGTGTACTTTCTCCTCCCATTATACAAATCTGCTTCAGAAATGTATCAAGGTAGAGATGCCGACCATGCTTTTATCTTGATTTGGCAGAGACGTTGGAAACGTGGTTGAAGCTCTGTATGGGGACCTTCCTCCCCCTATCATGCTGATTGGGCACAGCATGGGGGGTGCCATTGCAGTGCACACAGCGGTCGCAAATTTGGTGCCAAGTTTACTGGGTCTGTGCATGATCGATGTTGTGGAAGGTAAGTGTGTGTACCCGTGGATAGGGTTCTGTCTTCCACattgatctttttcttttatcccCAAATACCTGAATACAGAAAGTTTTGCCCAGTTTTTAAACCAATGCCAATTCCATCCTCCTAACAGACGCTACCTACGCAAAAGTCTTTCTAGTGTGACCCCTCTTTTGCTTTTCCCAGATGGGCTCTCTGTTTGCTATTTTCCTGATAATTTCTTTGCAATACTTTCTTGTTAGTGGGGAGAAGGGTGGCTTTTTATATAATGCATGGTGCTGATGAGTGGTTACTGCCTTCTCGTACTATCTGAATGTCCTACCTGTTCAAATATTAATTCTCTAATGTGGGAGGAGGTGTGACTGTGGACTTAGGAGTACTAAGCTGTACTTTCCTTAACAGCATTAAATCCCCAATGAGCTCCAGCTCTCTCTGAAAGTGTGTCCCTGGTAGCCAGTTCTGTATAGAGGGGATGTGGCAATTATTTCATCAAATGCCATAAAGTTAAAATGCTTGTTCTTAGGTACAGCCATGGATGCATTGAACAGCATGCAGAATTTCCTAAGGAGTCGTCCCAAAACATTCAAGTCACTTGAGAATGCCATTGAGTGGAGGTAATGCATTGGCTTATTATGTAGTCTCCAAAATCACTGGTCTTTGTAGCTTCTCTCCTGAAGGAAACAAAGTTTATATAATTTGtctgttttctccctttgtGCTCATTTCCCCAACTATTGTCACCAATTCCTTGGCTGATTTGACAGGGAGAGAGACGTCTCAAAGATAATTAATTTCCTAGGAAAGTTGGCTAGGCATTGGAGAAGGATCCTCTAAGAGCTTCAGCTAATGGAAAGCTTCATGGAATGAATTGCAGCTTCCTTGTAAGTGTCCCAACTATTACAGAAGAAGCTTGAGATATCCATCCCATGTGTAAGAAACAGGACTTATTTCCGATTCAGCAAGAATTAGTTACACATTTGGCAGCTGAGTTTGAAAGGGAGAGGTCTTGTGGTTAAGTTTGTAGATTGGACTACAGAAAGCTCAGGCCTGTTGCCAAATACCCATGTAGTTTCTGACCTCCCCCTATCCCCTGCAATAAAATGGGTATAACACTATTTCACTGTTTGCCCACAAGCACTTCTCCCACGTGTCTTTTAAATTCACAGTTACAGTGACAACAGGGCGTTCCGAGTAAGTTGGCATGTAGTGTGAGCCACTCTGAACACTTTTTGAGAACAGAGGGTTTGGGAGTGACTTGTGGAAGTCGTGAGCTGTAAAGGGGTTTTGCTCCTGTTTCTGGGCCTGCTAGTTCCTGAATCTGTTTAGTaaatatttctgcctttcttctgaattttcttctttttttcttttttctagtgtAAAAAGTGGACAAATAAGAAATCTTGAATCTGCCAGAGTTTCTATGGTCGGTCAAGTCAAACAGTAGGTGGTTTTTGGTTtcgttttttttaaagctcttaaAATACTCTTGCCTGTTTTACAATACCATTACTACAGAGCATAAATGCACTTGAAAGTGAAAATTTCTTCTAGCAAATACAAATTTCTTATCATTTGATCACAGCTGATACCAGCGGCAGTACTGAATCGTAATCATGGCACTTGGAGAAAACCTGGCCAAAATTTCCCTGGGACAAAATCTGCCAAGAGCCATGTTTTCAAAAGTTTAACTACTGCTGGTTGTGTATTCCTTGGTTTGTCTGCCTTTCTGCACACATTAAGTGTTAGTTTGAtgccttttcagaaattttGCCCTAAATCAGGTTGGCCTTCTGGGTATGGTATCTTCcacttacttttaaaaattgtttaattaCCTGTTGCATTTCAGGAGTGATCTgaggtgggtttgggggggatcAGAGTAACCTGCTTGTGCCACTCTAATCTTTGACATACCTGGAGCCTCTACAAATGTCTCATACTCCGTTTAGAAAAGCTGTTGTTGATTGATTGACCGACCAATTCTGCCTCCTCTAAGTAGctatttgcatttatatttgCACTGGGATACATGTGCTGCACAGGCACTCGGTTTCATGGCTAGTCATGACTGTATCTTTCATCCACAGCTACTTTTAAActtgagagggttttttttcagccacTGTCTGAGAAATTGCTGAATGCTTTAGGTTAaaacctgtgatttttttgattttttttttttttttttttttttggcagggaaTCAgtttatggttttattttcacagaTGCGAAGGGGCTGCCAGTCCTGAATGTCCTAAAGCCATAGTGGAGGGTATTAttgaagaagaggaggaagaggaagaggatgaggaaggggGAGGCTCTGtcaacaaaaggaagaaagaagatgaCACGGAGGTAGGGAATTTTCTTACTGTGTTTTCAGCTTGTGTTTGCACAATGCTCCCTTGCAAGAGTAGCCACCAGTAGTTATCCAAATCGTTCTAATATAAAATGGAGCAACTCCAGGGACCAAAAACTTTATATTGtgactgttgtttttcttcttcatcttgtGCCACTGATTCTATCTTGGACTATTACCTGCAagtgtgtgtttggttttctttcctgagaCGCTCACAGATTTAATGCTTATGGCCTGAAATGGTGCTTCTGGCCTGAATGAGGAATGCTCTTTTCTGAGTCTTTGCgctatttttgttcatttccaGGGCACAGTGGCATGCAGGAGGTTCTACAGGCAATTGCAACCTAGGAATGTAAATTCCTCGAGGAAAATCGTTGTAGCCAGCTTAGCCCCTTGTATTTCTGTGTCACCTAAGTGAGAGCCAAGTCTGAACTTTCAGGCGATTTGTGAGCTATTTGTGCAAGTAAAAATAGCAAATTGAGTGCCCTGAATACTGCAACGTTCTCTTGATCTGTAGGTGTAGCTCCTGCTCACTTTCTTGTTCCCTACTTGTGTACTTTGGCTGTGATTTGGAGAGAAATTTAGGAGCAAGGAGGGTCATCCCTGGAGGTGTGTAATCCACCAGAGGGAGccagtattttttatatatacttcCAAGTGACACTCTGAGTTCATTTTATTTCGGCTGTTTTACTGATCACTAATGCAGagctctctctcctccctgcagaCAAAGAAGGAGCACTTATACACGTGGCGAATTGAACTGGCGAAAACAGAAAAGTACTGGGATGGCTGGTTCAGGGGTTTATCTAACCTCTTCCTAAGCTGTCCAACTccaaagcttttgcttttagcTGGTACGTGTCTCTTGCAGTCCTGCTTAGGTTCAGTGACTGTTCACTTCAGTGATGTCCTATTGTATTTTAGAGAATACGCCAGCATTTGGCTAATGTCTTTCTCTGAGAATAGCGGACCTGTTTCTTCTACCTTGGCTTTTCTATGTATCTTGAAATACCACAAACCAGTCCATTTGATCTGTGCAGATCTGGAATTAGTTCAGAGCCTCTTAATATCAAAATAGCACATAATGACATATACTGTGTATTGCTGCTGTTGGGTGGATGTTTTACTTGTATGATGTGGAAGAAGAGCAAACAGGACAGATCAAAGCTACCCTTCAGCCTCCATTACTATGATATTTTCCTGTATATATGGATGTAATTTGAACTTTTCAACTGAAAGTCAAATTATCGATGTTTTAGAGCCAGCTGTAGGCCCTTTTTGTATCCTGATAGGAAATTAAGTGTGTAGCCAAGATAACCACCCTTTTAGTTGTTGGGAAGGATGTGTTAATGCATTTTTGGCTGGGATTCTTTCCTGTCGCTTTACTGTCTTGCAGTGCAGCAGTGAAGAGTCCTTGTGGGTGTCAGAGATGATGTTTCTTTTGAGTTTTTCAAGCCAAATGTCGCCTTCAAAATGTGAAGTAAAGCCCTGCTTAGACAGTCATGTTCTCTCTGGCTTTTCTCCAGTACATCTGTTTGTTTGATTGTAGGTGTTGACAGGCTGGATAAAGATCTAACAATTGGACAGATGCaaggtaaatatttaatattgttACTCTATCCTTACTGTAATGCTCTTTTTGGATGATAGCTTGTTGCTATGGGTACACAAACGAGAGATAGCTGGAATGGCCTTTTAGCAGGTGCAGTCTATATCGAAACAAATGTGCATTAAAGAATTAGTCCATCCCAAAGTGTTCTCTTAGCTGTCTGTGGTTGTAGGTAAAGTGGAGAATTTGAGAAGGGAAAGGTTGAATTAAAAGTTGTGAAGGGCTGTTGCCATGGGTTTTGTTCAGTCTAGTGTTCAATGTTTCCAGCAATGGGGCTATCACACTTCTCTTGGATCAAAATGATTGGAAGGGCTTCTTTCTAATCTGTATTTTCCCCTTCTAACTACATTCCTGATGCTATTAGCTAGAACACTTGGGACCATCCAAAACTGTCTGGTCTCCCGGTGTTTCTGGCAGACATCAGACCAAGTTTCAGCATCTGCATtaatgttttgtggtttgtttttttggtttcttccccatcccatctTCACTGATTTCCAGAGCAACCAGTACTGGAAAGTAGTATGGGGTAGCAGGGTAAACATTACATTAAGTTAGATCTGATAATGGTTCCAACTCTGAAAAGTAGTCTTACCTGCATTGAGAAGCTCTAAGAAGTCTAGCTTCATTTTAACTCCTGGGAACGTGCTTTAGTTACACATGGGGAAGATGAATTAAGCAGCTGgttcttgctttctttgcaaAGATGTCTGCTGTGTGTATTGTACAGTTTGCCCTAGACTTCTGTGCCTTCTCTGGTCCCTCTTCACCAGATGCATATAGTGAGATTTAGTGAGGTTTGTTTGTAAAAAAATGTGAGACCTTTTTTAGAAGAGTTCATAAATTCACAGTGCTTTTAAGGGTGTAGTGCCTGACATTTCCTGTGTGCACAAGAACTGCTTGCCTAAACTATTGCTGTTAGAAATCAAGACCACTTAAAAACCAGCTCCAGTGATGACTCTTTTGATCTGCAGGGAAGTTTCAGATGCAGGTCCTCCCACAGTGTGGCCATGCAGTCCATGAAGATGCTCCAGACAAGGTGAGCCCCACTGTAGGGTTGAAGCTAGATAAGTCACGGTCTTCATGGCTTAAATGCAAAAGGGGTCCGTTGCTTACTATGAAGCAGAGATTATACTTCAGGGGCATTTTTTGACATATCTTAAATGGCTATTTGCAAAACAGCTTGG contains:
- the PPME1 gene encoding protein phosphatase methylesterase 1 isoform X2 produces the protein MEDVVVENETGKDTFRIYKSGLEGPVLLLLHGGGHSALSWAVFTSAIINRIQCRIVALDLRGHGETKVRNPEDLSAETMSKDVGNVVEALYGDLPPPIMLIGHSMGGAIAVHTAVANLVPSLLGLCMIDVVEGTAMDALNSMQNFLRSRPKTFKSLENAIEWSVKSGQIRNLESARVSMVGQVKQCEGAASPECPKAIVEGIIEEEEEEEEDEEGGGSVNKRKKEDDTETKKEHLYTWRIELAKTEKYWDGWFRGLSNLFLSCPTPKLLLLAGVDRLDKDLTIGQMQGKFQMQVLPQCGHAVHEDAPDKVAEAVATFLIRHRFTEPIGGFQCVFPAC
- the PPME1 gene encoding protein phosphatase methylesterase 1 isoform X1, which produces MSALEKQLHLGRLPPRPPLPGGGGQSGSKMRMGPGRKRDFSPVLWSQYFECMEDVVVENETGKDTFRIYKSGLEGPVLLLLHGGGHSALSWAVFTSAIINRIQCRIVALDLRGHGETKVRNPEDLSAETMSKDVGNVVEALYGDLPPPIMLIGHSMGGAIAVHTAVANLVPSLLGLCMIDVVEGTAMDALNSMQNFLRSRPKTFKSLENAIEWSVKSGQIRNLESARVSMVGQVKQCEGAASPECPKAIVEGIIEEEEEEEEDEEGGGSVNKRKKEDDTETKKEHLYTWRIELAKTEKYWDGWFRGLSNLFLSCPTPKLLLLAGVDRLDKDLTIGQMQGKFQMQVLPQCGHAVHEDAPDKVAEAVATFLIRHRFTEPIGGFQCVFPAC